A genomic window from Punica granatum isolate Tunisia-2019 chromosome 2, ASM765513v2, whole genome shotgun sequence includes:
- the LOC116197573 gene encoding putative disease resistance protein At4g11170: MGGIGKTTLAKFVYNQIVDNFESNSFLKDIRETSRNPRGLQYLQSKFVSDILRREPEDYVNKQEEISVLKERLRYKKVLILLDDVDHVNQIKALREAFGWFCRGSRIIIMTREKTVLGQFQVHDQYEVALLDRDLAFELFGRHAFGDKFCRPDLVEQAWDIVIIT, translated from the coding sequence ATGGGCGGCATAGGGAAGACAACTCTTGCCAAGTTTGTCTACAACCAAATTGTGGACAACTTTGAAAGTAATTCCTTCCTAAAAGACATCCGAGAGACATCCCGAAATCCTAGAGGCCTTCAATACTTACAAAGTAAATTTGTCTCTGACATATTGAGGCGTGAGCCAGAGGACTATGTTAATAAACAGGAAGAAATCAGTGTGCTTAAGGAAAGGCTTCGTTATAAGAAAGTTCTAATCCTTCTCGATGATGTCGATCATGTTAACCAAATTAAAGCCCTCAGAGAAGCTTTTGGTTGGTTTTGCCGAGGAAGTAGGATCATCATCATGACTAGAGAAAAGACAGTTCTAGGTCAATTTCAAGTGCATGATCAGTATGAAGTTGCATTACTGGATAGAGATCTAGCATTCGAGCTCTTCGGCAGGCATGCATTTGGAGATAAGTTCTGCAGACCTGACTTGGTCGAACAGGCTTGGGATATCGTGATCATAACGTGA
- the LOC116197587 gene encoding disease resistance protein TAO1-like: protein MELLVEFLIDATGVEEVPISRDMKKLEVLSANNCRYLREIPASIGSPVNLRRLSLINSRIEELLDSIGQSASLVERNFSYTRISRLPDFVGDLHNLESLKINYTAITCLPDGVQNQFLESPKAGEAFLLELKQLPLSGDFELKEECLSSLKRLKKLLLDSVEICALPKEVRFCSEISEIKGLGNLISLKLLLTDSCCPVIKLDGLKRLEDLTRLFAISFEVERLSDLLNLKSLQYLRVEQSRKLVEIQGLSSLSNLKSLKISGCTSLKRLPELPNSLVILDIEGRKQISEIEAVGELKSSPCGNWT, encoded by the exons ATGGAGTTACTAGTTGAGTTTCTCATTGATGCTACAGGGGTAGAAGAAGTACCTATATCGAGAGACATGAAGAAGCTTGAGGTTCTATCTGCCAATAATTGCAGATATCTTCGTGAGATTCCCGCATCTATCGGATCCCCCGTGAACCTGAGGAGACTATCATTAATAAATTCCAGAATAGAGGAGCTGCTGGACTCCATTGGGCAGTCAGCCTCATTGGTTGAACGGAACTTCTCATACACCAGAATTAGTAGATTGCCAGATTTTGTTGGAGATCTACATAATTTGGAATCGCTCAAGATCAACTACACAGCAATCACTTGTCTACCGG ACGGAGTCCAAAATCAATTTCTCGAGTCTCCTAAGGCTGGAGAGGCATTCCTCCTTGAGCTCAAACAATTGCCATTGTCTGGGGATTTTGAGCTCAAGGAGGAATGCCTCTCCAGCCTTAAGAGACTCAAGAAATTGCTTTTGGACTCGGTGGAGATATGTGCCTTACCGAAAGAG GTCAGGTTTTGCTCTGAGATCAGTGAAATCAAAGGCCTGGGGAATCTAATATCCCTGAAACTTCTTTTGACCGATAGCTGCTGCCCTGTAATTAAGCTGGACGGTCTCAAGAGGCTTGAGGATTTAACTCGTCTGTTCGCCATTTCCTTTGAAGTTGAAAGACTGTCTGACTTATTGAACTTGAAGAGCTTGCAGTACCTACGGGTAGAGCAGAGCAGAAAGTTAGTTGAGATTCAAGGTCTCAGCAGTTTGAGCAACCTCAAATCCTTAAAAATCAGTGGCTGCACGTCGCTCAAGCGCTTGCCAGAACTACCAAACTCTTTGGTGATATTAGACATTGAAGGTCGCAAGCAAATTAGCGAAATTGAGGCGGTTGGAGAGTTGAAGTCCTCTCCTTGCGGGAATTGGACATAA
- the LOC116195506 gene encoding TMV resistance protein N-like isoform X2: MASDEPPKYRALVIAIYATASVLVAAFLGARFLRKKRWQNGESRGTNGNNSQQQVDGSHNVPSSSSSDNPVAGHEFEIFLSFRGTDIRKTFTDYLYHSLIDAGLRTFRDNEELRVGEEIGPKLMKSIKQSRIGIPIFSADYASSKWCLMEVAEMLKSMKERKQMIMPIFIDVTPDDVQHQTGSYADSFSSHEKRFGPEKVQGWRDALKEVVKLKGLELAKVANGHQGEFIKLVVARVIRELKKYHLDVSNVLVGIEDRAEELMKKLEVGIDDVRVVGIWGMGGIGKTTLAKFVYNQIVDNFESNSFLKNIRETTRNPRGLQYLQSKLVSDILRREPEDYANVEEGINVLKERLRDKKVLILLDDVDRIDQIKAVAADVSWFKRGSRIMITTREKEVLDHFQVHDPYEVVLLDKDQAFELFCKHAFGDKLPRPDLVELAWQIVNRVGRLPLALEVIGSFLSIYREKMDIWHGTIEKLKIKPNMDVQDKLKISYESLDREQKEMFLDIACLFIGIDVRLVIPMWNDANFFPEVGIEILQLKSLIKIGDDNKIWMHDQLRDLGRSIVEQEDKEPGQWSRLWHNEDAFNVLVEKEGTSKVEAISLEGYHFSEEADCLDDEMFRKLSRLRILELDGARLDGNFEGLFHQLRWLSWHRENVSPPENLTLKNLIVLDLSRSLIHEDWIGWSSIKFGLKLKVLNLMNCQISRTPDFSAFPSLESLILESCEQLVWVDPSIGLLKNLILLNLRKCQSLVKLPEELGSMESLVEFLIDDTGVEEVPISRGMKKLEVLSANHCRHLVEIPTSIGSLMNLRRLSLIGCGLDKLPDSIGQLTSLVELILSYNAFGRLPDFVGDLHDLELLKIDHTYITCLPGNLGSLKKLKVLDASWYELEGEREISDEVLSLSSLRVLKFCGIKSLPASMRALSCLETLHLGGCQNLQTLPELPSSLISLTVEASSKLTSLNLANLVNLKELSLSGDFEVKEECLSGLRKLEKLTLHSVKTYTLPGEIDLFLRLKELYILYCRELKCLPTLPSSLSFLRIEHSDSLERLPDLSNLNTLSKLEVLFCSKIREIEGLGSLMSLKILSTDGSPLTKLDGLERLEFLTALSAGFSEVERLPNLSKLKNLQSLIVPCSSKLVEIQGLSCLDKLKTLCIDSCTSLEGLPELPKSLEELFLRGCEQFSQIEAVAGLELLQALEISRCRSLRKLPNLLKLQRLESIIMRECENITEIPGLEELSNLRRLSIFGCKALKLPDLSKQQSNGLRINMTMKQW, from the exons ATGGCATCTGACGAGCCCCCTAAGTACCGTGCTTTGGTTATTGCAATCTACGCAACAGCATCGGTCCTAGTCGCTGCTTTCCTGGGTGCTCGTTTTCTGCGCAAGAAGAGATGGCAAAATGGCGAATCCAGAGGGACAAATGGGAACAATTCGCAG CAGCAGGTAGATGGAAGCCACAACGTTCCATCGTCCTCATCCTCAGACAATCCAGTGGCGGGCCATGAGTTTGAAATCTTCCTGAGCTTCAGGGGGACCGACATCCGGAAGACATTCACAGACTACCTTTACCATAGCCTCATCGACGCTGGGCTCCGCACCTTCAGGGACAATGAGGAGCTCCGTGTTGGGGAGGAGATCGGTCCCAAGCTCATGAAGTCAATCAAGCAGTCAAGGATCGGGATCCCCATCTTCTCTGCAGATTATGCATCGAGCAAGTGGTGCCTCATGGAGGTGGCAGAGATGTTGAAGTCCATGAAGGAGAGGAAACAGATGATCATGCCAATATTCATAGATGTTACGCCCGATGATGTCCAACATCAGACGGGGAGTTACGCCGACTCGTTCTCCTCGCATGAGAAGAGATTCGGTCCGGAGAAGGTCCAAGGGTGGAGGGATGCTCTGAAGGAAGTCGTGAAGTTGAAGGGTCTGGAACTGGCCAAAGTGGCAAACGG ACATCAAGGTGAGTTTATAAAGTTAGTTGTTGCAAGGGTCATCAGAGAATTGAAGAAATATCACTTGGATGTGAGTAATGTCTTAGTAGGAATCGAGGATCGTGCAGAAGAACTCATGAAAAAGTTAGAAGTTGGCATTGATGACGTTCGGGTCGTCGGGATTTGGGGCATGGGCGGCATAGGGAAGACAACACTTGCCAAGTTTGTCTACAACCAAATCGTAGACAATTTTGAAAGTAATTCTTTCCTTAAAAACATCCGAGAAACAACCCGGAATCCTAGAGGGCTTCAGTACTTACAGAGTAAATTGGTCTCCGACATACTAAGGCGTGAGCCGGAGGACTATGCTAATGTAGAGGAAGGAATTAATGTGCTTAAGGAAAGGCTTCGTGATAAGAAAGTCCTTATCCTTCTCGACGATGTTGATCGCATTGACCAGATTAAAGCCGTGGCAGCAGATGTCAGTTGGTTCAAACGAGGAAGCAGGATCATGATTACGACCAGAGAAAAGGAAGTCCTGGATCATTTTCAAGTGCATGATCCATACGAAGTTGTGTTATTGGACAAAGATCAAGCTTTTGAGCTCTTCTGCAAGCATGCATTCGGAGATAAATTGCCCAGACCTGACTTGGTTGAACTAGCCTGGCAGATTGTGAACAGAGTGGGAAGGCTTCCTCTGGCTCTTGAGGTTATCGGATCATTCTTATCCATCTACCGTGAGAAAATGGATATATGGCATGGTACGATAGAGAAGTTGAAGATAAAACCTAACATGGATGTCCAAGACAAGTTGAAGATCAGTTACGAGTCGTTGGATCGTGAGCAAAAGGAGATGTTCCTTGACATTGCGTGCCTTTTCATCGGAATAGATGTCAGGCTAGTAATACCCATGTGGAACGATGCTAATTTTTTTCCAGAAGTGGGAATTGAGATCCTCCAACTGAAGTCGTTGATCAAAATCGGAGATGACAATAAGATATGGATGCACGATCAACTTAGAGATCTCGGCAGAAGCATTGTTGAACAAGAAGACAAAGAACCGGGACAGTGGAGTAGGCTGTGGCACAATGAAGATGCATTCAATGTATTAGTGGAAAAAGAG GGAACATCAAAAGTGGAAGCCATCAGTCTAGAAGGATATCATTTCAGCGAGGAAGCAGATTGTCTTGACGATGAGATGTTTAGGAAACTGTCGAGGCTGAGAATTCTTGAACTCGACGGTGCAAGGCTTGATGGGAACTTTGAGGGTCTTTTCCATCAGCTGAGATGGTTGAGTTGGCACAGAGAGAACGTATCTCCGCCAGAAAATTTAACCCTGAAGAACTTAATTGTTCTCGATCTATCACGGAGCTTAATTCATGAAGATTGGATTGGTTGGAGCTCGATTAAG TTTGGATTAAAGCTCAAAGTTCTCAATCTCATGAATTGCCAAATAAGCAGAACTCCTGACTTCTCAGCATTTCCAAGTTTAGAGAGCTTGATTCTCGAATCCTGCGAGCAGTTGGTTTGGGTTGATCCGTCAATAGGACTTCTAAAGAACCTGATCCTTTTAAATTTGAGGAAATGTCAGAGCCTGGTGAAGTTGCCTGAAGAATTGGGTTCCATGGAGTCACTAGTCGAGTTTCTCATTGATGATACAGGGGTGGAAGAAGTACCTATATCTAGAGGTATGAAGAAGCTAGAAGTTCTATCAGCCAATCATTGTAGACATCTTGTTGAAATTCCCACATCTATTGGATCCCTCATGAACCTGAGGAGACTATCATTAATAGGTTGCGGATTAGACAAACTTCCGGACTCCATTGGGCAGTTAACCTCATTGGTTGAACTGATCTTGTCATACAATGCATTCGGAAGATTGCCGGATTTCGTTGGTGATCTACATGATTTGGAATTGCTGAAGATTGATCACACATATATCACTTGTTTACCGGGTAACCTGGGAAGCCTGAAGAAGCTCAAAGTGCTTGACGCCTCATGGTATGAATTGGAGGGAGAAAGAGAAATTTCCGATGAAGTTTTGAGTCTATCCTCTTTGAGGGTCTTGAAATTTTGTGGGATAAAGAGCCTCCCTGCGAGTATGAGAGCACTCTCATGCCTGGAAACTCTTCATTTAGGAGGCTGCCAGAATCTTCAGACCCTCCCTGAGCTTCCATCTAGCTTAATTAGTCTAACAGTCGAAGCCTCATCAAAGCTGACTTCACTGAACCTCGCAAACTTGGTTAATCTGAAAGAATTGAGTTTGTCTGGGGATTTCGAGGTCAAAGAGGAATGCCTCTCTGGCCTAAGGAAACTTGAGAAATTGACTCTGCACTCAGTGAAGACGTATACATTACCGGGAGAGATAGATTTATTTCTCCGTCTTAAAGAGCTTTATATTCTTTATTGCAGGGAACTTAAATGTCTCCCCACACTTCCCTCGAGTCTTTCATTTTTGAGAATTGAGCACTCCGACTCACTTGAGAGGTTGCCAGACCTTTCAAACTTGAATACCTTGTCAAAACTAGAGGTATTATTTTGCTCCAAGATCAGAGAGATCGAAGGCCTTGGCAGTCTCATGTCCCTGAAAATTCTGTCGACAGATGGCAGCCCTTTAACTAAGCTAGACGGTCTCGAGAGGCTTGAGTTTTTAACTGCTCTATCTGCCGGTTTTTCTGAAGTTGAAAGGCTTCCCAACTTGTCAAAGTTGAAGAACTTGCAGTCCCTAATTGTACCGTGCAGCAGTAAGCTAGTTGAGATTCAAGGTCTGAGCTGTTTGGACAAGCTAAAAACTTTATGTATTGACAGCTGCACGTCGCTCGAAGGCTTGCCTGAACTACCAAAGTCATTGGAGGAATTATTCCTTAGAGGCTGCGAGCAATTTAGCCAAATTGAGGCGGTTGCAGGATTGGAATTATTGCAGGCATTGGAGATAAGCAGGTGCAGATCGCTCAGGAAGTTACCGAACCTATTGAAGTTGCAAAGGCTGGAAAGCATCATAATGCGAGAGTGTGAGAACATCACAGAAATTCCAGGACTCGAGGAACTAAGTAATCTACGGAGGTTGAGCATCTTTGGATGCAAAGCACTTAAGTTACCCGATCTTTCAAAGCAGCAGAGTAACGGACTGCGAATCAATATGACGATGAAACAATGGTAA
- the LOC116195506 gene encoding TMV resistance protein N-like isoform X1: MASDEPPKYRALVIAIYATASVLVAAFLGARFLRKKRWQNGESRGTNGNNSQQQQVDGSHNVPSSSSSDNPVAGHEFEIFLSFRGTDIRKTFTDYLYHSLIDAGLRTFRDNEELRVGEEIGPKLMKSIKQSRIGIPIFSADYASSKWCLMEVAEMLKSMKERKQMIMPIFIDVTPDDVQHQTGSYADSFSSHEKRFGPEKVQGWRDALKEVVKLKGLELAKVANGHQGEFIKLVVARVIRELKKYHLDVSNVLVGIEDRAEELMKKLEVGIDDVRVVGIWGMGGIGKTTLAKFVYNQIVDNFESNSFLKNIRETTRNPRGLQYLQSKLVSDILRREPEDYANVEEGINVLKERLRDKKVLILLDDVDRIDQIKAVAADVSWFKRGSRIMITTREKEVLDHFQVHDPYEVVLLDKDQAFELFCKHAFGDKLPRPDLVELAWQIVNRVGRLPLALEVIGSFLSIYREKMDIWHGTIEKLKIKPNMDVQDKLKISYESLDREQKEMFLDIACLFIGIDVRLVIPMWNDANFFPEVGIEILQLKSLIKIGDDNKIWMHDQLRDLGRSIVEQEDKEPGQWSRLWHNEDAFNVLVEKEGTSKVEAISLEGYHFSEEADCLDDEMFRKLSRLRILELDGARLDGNFEGLFHQLRWLSWHRENVSPPENLTLKNLIVLDLSRSLIHEDWIGWSSIKFGLKLKVLNLMNCQISRTPDFSAFPSLESLILESCEQLVWVDPSIGLLKNLILLNLRKCQSLVKLPEELGSMESLVEFLIDDTGVEEVPISRGMKKLEVLSANHCRHLVEIPTSIGSLMNLRRLSLIGCGLDKLPDSIGQLTSLVELILSYNAFGRLPDFVGDLHDLELLKIDHTYITCLPGNLGSLKKLKVLDASWYELEGEREISDEVLSLSSLRVLKFCGIKSLPASMRALSCLETLHLGGCQNLQTLPELPSSLISLTVEASSKLTSLNLANLVNLKELSLSGDFEVKEECLSGLRKLEKLTLHSVKTYTLPGEIDLFLRLKELYILYCRELKCLPTLPSSLSFLRIEHSDSLERLPDLSNLNTLSKLEVLFCSKIREIEGLGSLMSLKILSTDGSPLTKLDGLERLEFLTALSAGFSEVERLPNLSKLKNLQSLIVPCSSKLVEIQGLSCLDKLKTLCIDSCTSLEGLPELPKSLEELFLRGCEQFSQIEAVAGLELLQALEISRCRSLRKLPNLLKLQRLESIIMRECENITEIPGLEELSNLRRLSIFGCKALKLPDLSKQQSNGLRINMTMKQW; this comes from the exons ATGGCATCTGACGAGCCCCCTAAGTACCGTGCTTTGGTTATTGCAATCTACGCAACAGCATCGGTCCTAGTCGCTGCTTTCCTGGGTGCTCGTTTTCTGCGCAAGAAGAGATGGCAAAATGGCGAATCCAGAGGGACAAATGGGAACAATTCGCAG CAGCAGCAGGTAGATGGAAGCCACAACGTTCCATCGTCCTCATCCTCAGACAATCCAGTGGCGGGCCATGAGTTTGAAATCTTCCTGAGCTTCAGGGGGACCGACATCCGGAAGACATTCACAGACTACCTTTACCATAGCCTCATCGACGCTGGGCTCCGCACCTTCAGGGACAATGAGGAGCTCCGTGTTGGGGAGGAGATCGGTCCCAAGCTCATGAAGTCAATCAAGCAGTCAAGGATCGGGATCCCCATCTTCTCTGCAGATTATGCATCGAGCAAGTGGTGCCTCATGGAGGTGGCAGAGATGTTGAAGTCCATGAAGGAGAGGAAACAGATGATCATGCCAATATTCATAGATGTTACGCCCGATGATGTCCAACATCAGACGGGGAGTTACGCCGACTCGTTCTCCTCGCATGAGAAGAGATTCGGTCCGGAGAAGGTCCAAGGGTGGAGGGATGCTCTGAAGGAAGTCGTGAAGTTGAAGGGTCTGGAACTGGCCAAAGTGGCAAACGG ACATCAAGGTGAGTTTATAAAGTTAGTTGTTGCAAGGGTCATCAGAGAATTGAAGAAATATCACTTGGATGTGAGTAATGTCTTAGTAGGAATCGAGGATCGTGCAGAAGAACTCATGAAAAAGTTAGAAGTTGGCATTGATGACGTTCGGGTCGTCGGGATTTGGGGCATGGGCGGCATAGGGAAGACAACACTTGCCAAGTTTGTCTACAACCAAATCGTAGACAATTTTGAAAGTAATTCTTTCCTTAAAAACATCCGAGAAACAACCCGGAATCCTAGAGGGCTTCAGTACTTACAGAGTAAATTGGTCTCCGACATACTAAGGCGTGAGCCGGAGGACTATGCTAATGTAGAGGAAGGAATTAATGTGCTTAAGGAAAGGCTTCGTGATAAGAAAGTCCTTATCCTTCTCGACGATGTTGATCGCATTGACCAGATTAAAGCCGTGGCAGCAGATGTCAGTTGGTTCAAACGAGGAAGCAGGATCATGATTACGACCAGAGAAAAGGAAGTCCTGGATCATTTTCAAGTGCATGATCCATACGAAGTTGTGTTATTGGACAAAGATCAAGCTTTTGAGCTCTTCTGCAAGCATGCATTCGGAGATAAATTGCCCAGACCTGACTTGGTTGAACTAGCCTGGCAGATTGTGAACAGAGTGGGAAGGCTTCCTCTGGCTCTTGAGGTTATCGGATCATTCTTATCCATCTACCGTGAGAAAATGGATATATGGCATGGTACGATAGAGAAGTTGAAGATAAAACCTAACATGGATGTCCAAGACAAGTTGAAGATCAGTTACGAGTCGTTGGATCGTGAGCAAAAGGAGATGTTCCTTGACATTGCGTGCCTTTTCATCGGAATAGATGTCAGGCTAGTAATACCCATGTGGAACGATGCTAATTTTTTTCCAGAAGTGGGAATTGAGATCCTCCAACTGAAGTCGTTGATCAAAATCGGAGATGACAATAAGATATGGATGCACGATCAACTTAGAGATCTCGGCAGAAGCATTGTTGAACAAGAAGACAAAGAACCGGGACAGTGGAGTAGGCTGTGGCACAATGAAGATGCATTCAATGTATTAGTGGAAAAAGAG GGAACATCAAAAGTGGAAGCCATCAGTCTAGAAGGATATCATTTCAGCGAGGAAGCAGATTGTCTTGACGATGAGATGTTTAGGAAACTGTCGAGGCTGAGAATTCTTGAACTCGACGGTGCAAGGCTTGATGGGAACTTTGAGGGTCTTTTCCATCAGCTGAGATGGTTGAGTTGGCACAGAGAGAACGTATCTCCGCCAGAAAATTTAACCCTGAAGAACTTAATTGTTCTCGATCTATCACGGAGCTTAATTCATGAAGATTGGATTGGTTGGAGCTCGATTAAG TTTGGATTAAAGCTCAAAGTTCTCAATCTCATGAATTGCCAAATAAGCAGAACTCCTGACTTCTCAGCATTTCCAAGTTTAGAGAGCTTGATTCTCGAATCCTGCGAGCAGTTGGTTTGGGTTGATCCGTCAATAGGACTTCTAAAGAACCTGATCCTTTTAAATTTGAGGAAATGTCAGAGCCTGGTGAAGTTGCCTGAAGAATTGGGTTCCATGGAGTCACTAGTCGAGTTTCTCATTGATGATACAGGGGTGGAAGAAGTACCTATATCTAGAGGTATGAAGAAGCTAGAAGTTCTATCAGCCAATCATTGTAGACATCTTGTTGAAATTCCCACATCTATTGGATCCCTCATGAACCTGAGGAGACTATCATTAATAGGTTGCGGATTAGACAAACTTCCGGACTCCATTGGGCAGTTAACCTCATTGGTTGAACTGATCTTGTCATACAATGCATTCGGAAGATTGCCGGATTTCGTTGGTGATCTACATGATTTGGAATTGCTGAAGATTGATCACACATATATCACTTGTTTACCGGGTAACCTGGGAAGCCTGAAGAAGCTCAAAGTGCTTGACGCCTCATGGTATGAATTGGAGGGAGAAAGAGAAATTTCCGATGAAGTTTTGAGTCTATCCTCTTTGAGGGTCTTGAAATTTTGTGGGATAAAGAGCCTCCCTGCGAGTATGAGAGCACTCTCATGCCTGGAAACTCTTCATTTAGGAGGCTGCCAGAATCTTCAGACCCTCCCTGAGCTTCCATCTAGCTTAATTAGTCTAACAGTCGAAGCCTCATCAAAGCTGACTTCACTGAACCTCGCAAACTTGGTTAATCTGAAAGAATTGAGTTTGTCTGGGGATTTCGAGGTCAAAGAGGAATGCCTCTCTGGCCTAAGGAAACTTGAGAAATTGACTCTGCACTCAGTGAAGACGTATACATTACCGGGAGAGATAGATTTATTTCTCCGTCTTAAAGAGCTTTATATTCTTTATTGCAGGGAACTTAAATGTCTCCCCACACTTCCCTCGAGTCTTTCATTTTTGAGAATTGAGCACTCCGACTCACTTGAGAGGTTGCCAGACCTTTCAAACTTGAATACCTTGTCAAAACTAGAGGTATTATTTTGCTCCAAGATCAGAGAGATCGAAGGCCTTGGCAGTCTCATGTCCCTGAAAATTCTGTCGACAGATGGCAGCCCTTTAACTAAGCTAGACGGTCTCGAGAGGCTTGAGTTTTTAACTGCTCTATCTGCCGGTTTTTCTGAAGTTGAAAGGCTTCCCAACTTGTCAAAGTTGAAGAACTTGCAGTCCCTAATTGTACCGTGCAGCAGTAAGCTAGTTGAGATTCAAGGTCTGAGCTGTTTGGACAAGCTAAAAACTTTATGTATTGACAGCTGCACGTCGCTCGAAGGCTTGCCTGAACTACCAAAGTCATTGGAGGAATTATTCCTTAGAGGCTGCGAGCAATTTAGCCAAATTGAGGCGGTTGCAGGATTGGAATTATTGCAGGCATTGGAGATAAGCAGGTGCAGATCGCTCAGGAAGTTACCGAACCTATTGAAGTTGCAAAGGCTGGAAAGCATCATAATGCGAGAGTGTGAGAACATCACAGAAATTCCAGGACTCGAGGAACTAAGTAATCTACGGAGGTTGAGCATCTTTGGATGCAAAGCACTTAAGTTACCCGATCTTTCAAAGCAGCAGAGTAACGGACTGCGAATCAATATGACGATGAAACAATGGTAA